Within the Desulfobacterales bacterium genome, the region CCCAGAAACGTCCGTCTCGGTGAAGCGCCCAGCTTCGGAAAACCCATATTGCTCTATGACCCGGCGTCCGTTGGCGCTAAAAGTTATCTGGATCTGGCAGAGGAAATCATGAATAACCATCCATTAGAGGGAAAAGAATCATGCAGGATTCCCCCCCCCTGAAAAAAAATCTCCCCCCCCCTGCCAAACCCCGAAAAAAAATGGCCCTGGGGCGAGGTCTGGATGCGCTTATTCCGGATATTGGCTCGATTGACAACGACACTGAGTATTTCCAGTGTGATATCAACCGAATTCATGCAAACCGGTATCAACCCCGAATGACTTTTTCCGGAGAAGACCTGGCCCAGCTGTGTGATTCCATCAAAGAACGCGGAATTCTGCAGCCGCTTCTGGTCAGAAAAGACCAAGACAGATATGAACTCATCGCGGGGGAACGGCGTCTGCGTGCGGCTAAAATGGCAGGACTTGCCCGGGTACCGGTGATTATCAAACATATTTCAGACAAAGAGCTGCTTGAGCTGTCGATTATCGAAAATATTCAGCGGGAGAATTTAAATCCCCTCGAAGAAGCCGATGCCTATCACCGGCTGATAACCGAATTCGATCTGACACAGGAACAGGCCGCCGGCCGCGTTGGCAAGAGCCGATCTTCTGTAGCAAACATGCTAAGACTCCGACAGCTACCGGATCAGATTAAAGCCAGCATCATTGACAGCAACCTGAGCATGGGACATGCGCGAGCCCTTCTGGGCGCCGAAACCCTCTCTCAGCAGATTGCGGCCTGGAAAACCGTACTGGCAAAAGAACTCTCGGTCAGGGAAACCGAACGGCTGATCAAACGCATGAAAACTGAGTCAAAGGAGCCGGTTGAACCTCCGCGGCCCAGTTCTGAAGAAATATACTTTTCAAACATGTCAGACGACCTTTCCAGGGGTTTTGGAACCCGGGTCCAGATAAAACGACGCGGGGACAAAGGGAGGGTTGAAATCGAGTTTTACAGCAATGAAGATCTGGATCGCGTTATCGGCCTCTTGAAACTGTCCCGTACGCCTGCGCCCTAACCAGCGAAGCGGTTTTCATCCCGACCGTTTCAGCAACCGTGTAAACGCCATGACGATTCATATCATTATAGATGGTTACAACCTTATTCGTCAGTCAACTGCGCTCAGCCCTCTGGATCAACAGGATATCCAGCTTGGCCGGGAGGCACTGATCGAACGGCTTGTTCACTACAGACAAATCAAGCATCATAAAATCACTATCGTATTTGACGGTGCCAATGCCCCCGTTTTTTCAAATCGACGGGATCGAATCAAGGGAATTCATATCGAATTTTCCGGGATAAACGAATCCGCCGACACGCTAATTAAAAAAATGGCCGGCAGGGAAAGGCAAAAAGCCCTTGTGGTCAGTTCGGATCTGGATATCGTTCATTATTCGACCACGCAGGGAGCCTCGACCATCAGCTCACCCGAGTTTGAAGAAAAAATCGATATGGCCCTGTTTATGGACTTAAAGGGATTCGATTTGGAAGCCGACGGAGAGAGTGGCTGGGTTCCGACGACAAAAAAAAAGGGCCCGACCAAACGTCTTCCCCGGCGACAGCGGCAGAGCCGAATCAAAATTCAGAAACTGTAAACCGACTGAAAACAGATTACCACAAAACCAGACCACGTTCCGCCTATGAAAATAGTAATTGCAACCAACGCCGGCTTCTGCATGGGCGTTCGCAGAGCCGTCGAGATGGCCATAGACGCATCCAAAAAATATCAGGGACCGATTTATACATTCGGGCCGCTGATCCACAACCCCCAAGTGTTGAAGTCCCTGGAGGACAAGGGGATAACAGTGCTTGACGAAATACCGGAACAGGGCAACGGCACCGTCATCATCCGAGCCCACGGCATTCCGCCCGGGGCCAGGAAAAAACTCGAGCACGCCGGATTTAAAATACTCAATGCCACCTGCCCCAGGGTCATACGGGTGCAGTCCATCATTGACAGGCACTCGTTGCATAATTTTTCTTCCATTATCATTGGAGACAAGGACCATCCTGAAGTCGTCGGCCTCATGGGATATACCCGGAACAACGGCTACGTAATCAACAGCATCGAGCAGCTCAAGACCCTGCCGGTCTTCGAAAAGGCCATCATCGTGGCCCAGACCACTCAAAACGCACAGCTTGTCAATGAAATCAAAAATTTCAGCAGCAATCGCCTGACTCACTACACGTTTTTTGATACCATCTGCGATTCAACCGAAAAACGCCAGGCCAAAGTCAGACAACTGGCCAGATCGGTGGATGCCATCGTGGTCGTCGGGGGCCTTAACAGCGGAAACACCCGCCGGCTGGTTCAAATTGCCATTCAGGCCGGAAAGCCCGCCTATCACGTGGAAACCGAAGCCGATCTGGACCTGAACGCACTGTCCACGGCACAGGTCGTTGGCATCACAGCAGGCGCTTCAACACCGACCTGGATCATCTCAAAAGTCCATCAGACCCTTTTAAAACGGTTTCCGGACCAACCGAAGAAAGCCGAATAGGCATCAATGACAACCGAAGCTTTTTTGCCGTCCCTTCACTCCCGAGCCCTGGGACCAAAAAATTTATCCGCAAATTACACAGATTATTTTTTACCTCTGCTGAAATCTGCATAATCTGCGGATGAGAATATTTTCCAACCAAACTTGTCACCGGCTTTTTTTATCCCGAAACAGCGGTTCCGTACCATTGATCAGTCGCCGGACATTGTCCCTGTGCCGATAACCAATCCAGGCTGCCGTCATCACAGCGCACCCGGCATATATGACAGAACCGGTCACTGCCCAGACCGCAGCCGGCAATACAGCCGCCGCCGACAGAGATCCGGCAGAAACCCGGTTTGACCATCGGACCATCAGCATGAACACCAGAACGCAAATCACGACGGACACGGGGGAAATAATCAAAAAGCACCCGGCAGCCGTGGCAACGCCTTTACCACCGCCTTTAAATTTCATATACACCGGATACAGATGGCCCAGCAATGCCGACAGGGCCACAACAGACACATACGCATCCCGGGCAGCCACTTGATCAAAAACGGACAGAAAAATGGCGGCATATACCGGCACCGCGCCCTTTAGCACATCCCCTGCCAGCGTCAGTGCCGCCAGTTTTGAACCGGCGAGGCGTCTGACATTGGTCGCACCGATATTCCGGCTGCCTTCCCGCCGGATATCGATCCCGGCAAACCGGCGGGTCAACACCACCCCGAAGGGGATGGAGCCCAGCAGGTAGGCGGCAGCAGGAAGCACTGCCCATTTAATCCATATCATCCATAGTCCTCAGGCTTCTTCAGTCGTGAGTCTTCTGTCTTCCGACCTCTGACTTCTGACTCAGGCATCATTTACCATTACCGTTTCAACCAGCACCCTGGCGGTTCCTTTTCTGTAAAACCCGAGTTTCCGGGCAGCGCCGCCACTCAGATCGATAATCCGGCCATCGACAAACGGGCCCCGGTCATTGACCCGGACAATAATTTCCCGGTTGTTTTCCAGGTTTTTCACTCTCACATAAGTCGGCAGCGGCAGATATTTATGGGCGGCATTAAACCCATCCGGATCGAAAGATTCCCCGTTCGCAGTCATGTGACCGCCCTTTTGGCGAAATGTCTCATATCCATACCACGAGGCCGTACCCGTTTGCCTGAAATGTTGCGCCTGATCGACCGACATGGGAACATAACGATTCCCATTGACGACATAAGGCGAACTTTTGACCTTCCCCTTTCGGATTGCTTCCTTCGGAGGCAGATTCCCTATGGATTCTATGGAGTCGTGAGTCAGCGGCCAGCTTAATGGCGCCATTGCCACCTGAAAAGTAAACTGGCCCACCCTGTACACCATTTTCCCCGCCCCCATGCCAACGACCGCTACGCCTTTTGACACCCGGTATGTTGCCTTTAAGGTTGCCTTTGTCGCACGGTAAGAGGTATTCAATGCCCCGCAGGACATGATGAGAAATGCGGTGCCGACCAGTAAAACTCCTTTTAATCCCGTTTTATACCTCATGAAAATGACTTTATGATTTCTTCGGGCTTGATCATAATTTCGGCCACGTTATCACGGCCTCAGTACAGGAATCAGTCCCCGCCATGGGCCGGTTATCCTCACTCCCGGCATTGACCATATCACCTGATACCGCGCACTGCAAACCGTTTGATTCAACTGAGTTGGCCTGCGGTATCTCCACTGTCAGCTGTCTGCCTGAACTGAAACGGTTATTGACACCTGATACCGAATAGATTAGGTTAAGAAAAAAAAGCCAAATAAACGTTAACTTATTACACGCCTATATATACTTATGAAAATCTGGCATCATCTTCAATCGGAAGGTATCCTTCTGGACGTTTCTCTTCCAGACAAGGAAACCCTGCTTCATTTTATCGCCGACAAGTGCCGGGCGATGGGCATTGTCAATGATCCAAATTCTCTTTATGAAGGAATGAAACAAAGGGAAAACACCATGACTACCGGCATCGGCGACGGCATTGGTCTTCCGCATACGACCTGCGCCGAGGTCAATACCGCATCGGTTCTGCTGATTCGCCTGACCTGCCCGATTGAGTTTGATTCGATTGACGGACGCCCCGTCGACATCATTTTATCCCTGATCATACCTGAAAACGCAATCCCACTTCATATCCAACTGCTTGCAGGAATTTCCAGACTCTGCAGGCAGAGTAACTTTTTAAACCTGATCCGGCAAGCCGAACATCCCGATATCCTTATGGAATCGGTTCGACAACTGGAAGAAAAAATGACCTTTCATTAACCCCGTTCGATAATGGATTTATGTTAAAGTGAAACAGGTGTACGTTTTAGTCGCAGTCATCAACAATGAACAGCTTCTGGACGACCTGATCACCGGATGGCTGGATATTGGCATAACCGGCGCCACCGTGATCGAATCGACCGACTCTCTTCAGCTGATCAGCCACCATATCCCTATTTTTGCAGGATTCCGGGCACTGACCAGCGGAGGAATGCCCCATAACAAAACCGTTTTCACAATTATAGAAGCGCCTGACACCCTTGATCAGGCCATCGCCTTTCTGGAAACCCTGTGCCTCGAAACAGAAAAACCTCACCAGGGCATCTATTTTGTCTCACCCGTAACCCGATTCGGCCGGCTGGGCCATGGAGTCACTCACATGCAGCAAAAAAAACATATGGAAAAAAAAATCGGGCGGCTTTTGAAACAAGTACCCGATACAAAATCCGAATAATCCGCCACCTCTTATGCTTATACCGCGTTGGCGTACCGGTTACGAATCCGCAGCTTCCCCTACCCGGTTCAGCGCCAGTTTTAACGTAATGGGGCCTATAATCTGGTTAATGGCAATCACAGCCAGAACGACCGTCGATAAATATCCGCCGATTTCAGGAAACTGGCGTTGCGCCAGTTGCGCCAACCCAATGGCAACCCCTGCCTGTGTCATAAACGCCATCCACGCATTACGATTATGAACGCGGGGATCGTTGTTGATCATACCGGCAAACCATGTGCCCCAGAAAATTCCGACCATCCGGACCAACGCAAGACTGACCGCAAAAGGCCAGCATATCAGCAGCGCTTCGAGATTGAGCGAAGCACCGGCAAGGGAAAAAAACATCACATAAATCGGCAACGCGACCTTTTCCAGACTGGCCATGAAAGTGCTGCCGGACGGGCTGAAATTTTGTACGGTAAAACCGGCACTCATACAAATGAGCAGCGGTTCCAGGTTCAAATGGATATCAAATGCTGCGCTCATGAATGTACCGATCCAGACCGAGGTCTTGGTCACCCCGAACGCCATGAACAGAAGAAACAGCGGAAGGTCATGTCCGGCCCACCGGATATATTCCGCGGTGGCTTTGCCCAGCGCAATGCCGATGATCACCGAAACGGCAATTTCGCCGCATAATGCCATAATCAACTGGTACTGGCCGATGCCGGTAC harbors:
- a CDS encoding ParB/RepB/Spo0J family partition protein, whose product is MQDSPPLKKNLPPPAKPRKKMALGRGLDALIPDIGSIDNDTEYFQCDINRIHANRYQPRMTFSGEDLAQLCDSIKERGILQPLLVRKDQDRYELIAGERRLRAAKMAGLARVPVIIKHISDKELLELSIIENIQRENLNPLEEADAYHRLITEFDLTQEQAAGRVGKSRSSVANMLRLRQLPDQIKASIIDSNLSMGHARALLGAETLSQQIAAWKTVLAKELSVRETERLIKRMKTESKEPVEPPRPSSEEIYFSNMSDDLSRGFGTRVQIKRRGDKGRVEIEFYSNEDLDRVIGLLKLSRTPAP
- a CDS encoding NYN domain-containing protein; the protein is MTIHIIIDGYNLIRQSTALSPLDQQDIQLGREALIERLVHYRQIKHHKITIVFDGANAPVFSNRRDRIKGIHIEFSGINESADTLIKKMAGRERQKALVVSSDLDIVHYSTTQGASTISSPEFEEKIDMALFMDLKGFDLEADGESGWVPTTKKKGPTKRLPRRQRQSRIKIQKL
- the ispH gene encoding 4-hydroxy-3-methylbut-2-enyl diphosphate reductase — its product is MKIVIATNAGFCMGVRRAVEMAIDASKKYQGPIYTFGPLIHNPQVLKSLEDKGITVLDEIPEQGNGTVIIRAHGIPPGARKKLEHAGFKILNATCPRVIRVQSIIDRHSLHNFSSIIIGDKDHPEVVGLMGYTRNNGYVINSIEQLKTLPVFEKAIIVAQTTQNAQLVNEIKNFSSNRLTHYTFFDTICDSTEKRQAKVRQLARSVDAIVVVGGLNSGNTRRLVQIAIQAGKPAYHVETEADLDLNALSTAQVVGITAGASTPTWIISKVHQTLLKRFPDQPKKAE
- the plsY gene encoding glycerol-3-phosphate 1-O-acyltransferase PlsY, whose amino-acid sequence is MIWIKWAVLPAAAYLLGSIPFGVVLTRRFAGIDIRREGSRNIGATNVRRLAGSKLAALTLAGDVLKGAVPVYAAIFLSVFDQVAARDAYVSVVALSALLGHLYPVYMKFKGGGKGVATAAGCFLIISPVSVVICVLVFMLMVRWSNRVSAGSLSAAAVLPAAVWAVTGSVIYAGCAVMTAAWIGYRHRDNVRRLINGTEPLFRDKKSR
- a CDS encoding septal ring lytic transglycosylase RlpA family protein, whose product is MRYKTGLKGVLLVGTAFLIMSCGALNTSYRATKATLKATYRVSKGVAVVGMGAGKMVYRVGQFTFQVAMAPLSWPLTHDSIESIGNLPPKEAIRKGKVKSSPYVVNGNRYVPMSVDQAQHFRQTGTASWYGYETFRQKGGHMTANGESFDPDGFNAAHKYLPLPTYVRVKNLENNREIIVRVNDRGPFVDGRIIDLSGGAARKLGFYRKGTARVLVETVMVNDA
- a CDS encoding PTS sugar transporter subunit IIA, translated to MKIWHHLQSEGILLDVSLPDKETLLHFIADKCRAMGIVNDPNSLYEGMKQRENTMTTGIGDGIGLPHTTCAEVNTASVLLIRLTCPIEFDSIDGRPVDIILSLIIPENAIPLHIQLLAGISRLCRQSNFLNLIRQAEHPDILMESVRQLEEKMTFH
- a CDS encoding cation:proton antiporter — its product is MNPFYPKQVGRIILILGILFFFAFWFSRCHPDSSWQRAGLINFFIGFVLLSAFVIARLLQSFRLPLISGYIFAGILAGPYVTGFLSVEMVQGLKLVDDLALSFIALTAGGALKISFIRRRTKAIGLNILLQSIIVFVVVFVFVRMTGGYFTLIRQLMGPELMVLAILLAVVSVARSPSSAIAVISECRATGPFTDMVLGVTVAIDVLIIIQFTLALTVSKMMLSGTGIGQYQLIMALCGEIAVSVIIGIALGKATAEYIRWAGHDLPLFLLFMAFGVTKTSVWIGTFMSAAFDIHLNLEPLLICMSAGFTVQNFSPSGSTFMASLEKVALPIYVMFFSLAGASLNLEALLICWPFAVSLALVRMVGIFWGTWFAGMINNDPRVHNRNAWMAFMTQAGVAIGLAQLAQRQFPEIGGYLSTVVLAVIAINQIIGPITLKLALNRVGEAADS